AATCCGGTTCCGAAGTCGTCGAGCGACAGGCGAACGCCGAGCGCGCGCAGCGCCGCGATCTTGGATGCGGCGTCCTCCGTATCCTGCATGAGGGTGGATTCGGTGATCTCGATCTCGAGGCGCCCCGGCTCCAATGCGGCGGCGGCGAGCGCGCTCCGCACATGATCCACCATATCGGGCTGCTGAAACTGCCTCGATGAGAAATTGACGGCGACCCGCGCCGCGGACGGCCACAGATGAGCGTCTCGGCAGGCCCTGCGCAGCACCCATTCGCCGAGTTCTACGATCATCCCCGTCTCTTCCGCGATCGGAATGAAGGCGGAGGGCGGCACATAGCCCAATTGCGGGTGGCGCCAGCGCGTCAGCGCTTCGCAGGTCGAAACGGACTGGTCGCGCGCGTCGAAGATCGGCTGATAATGGACCTCGAGCGCCTCGGTCCGCAGGGCCTCTCGGAGCTCCCGCTCGATGCGCCGCTTGCTGACCAGCGCATCCTCCATCGCCGTCTCGAACCAGATGGCCTGCCGTCGTCCCGCGGCCTTGGAATGATACATTGCGAGATCGCCGCATTTCAGCAGCCCCTCGGCCGAGGTCGCATCCCGCGGCGCGACGCACAGGCCGACGCTCGCGCCGATCACGATCGTGTGCCCCTCTATGACATAGGGACGGGCGATCGCCTCGATTGCACGCCGCGCCAGAGCGTCGGCCGGGGGCGTCTCGATCGTCGGATGCATGAGGATGCAGAATTCGTCGCCGCCGAAACGGGCGACCATGTCGACCGAGCGCACGCAATCGCGCAGACGTTCGGCGACCGCGCACAAGAGGCGATCGCCGATCGTATGTCCGAGCGTGTCGTTGACCTCTTTGAACTGATCGAGGTCGATGCAGAGCAGAGCGAGGCTCAATCCGCGTTTGCGAATGTGCCGCAGGTCGCGTTCCAATCGTTGCTGGAACTGAAAGCGGTTGGCGAGATCGGTCAGCGTGTCGAAATGCGCGATCCGCTCGATCTCGCGCGCCGCGCGCCGTTGCTCGGTCACGTCCTCGACCACGGTGACGAAGGCGCCATTGTCGGCCGGCTCGCATCGGAAATCGAAAATGCGGCTGCCGATCTCGCGGGAGAAGACGTCCGTTCGCGGAAGCGAGGCTCGCGACGTCCATTGGTCGAGGAATATCCGCGCGTCCTCGCGGGACATGTTCGTGTTCTCGCCGATCATGCTGGTGAGCGCGGCGAGGTCTCTCGGCATATCGTCCGGATCGAGGCCGAAGAAATCATACATCCGGCGATTGACGACGGTGAGCGTCTTATCCGCGCGGCCCATGCACAAGCCATGCGTCATGCTGTTCAGCGCCGATTTGAAGCGCCGGCGCTGCGTGTCCGCGTCGCGGCCGTTGCGCAGAGCCGACTCCAGGACCGAATTCAAGAATTTCGTGGTCGACTCCACCGAAATGATGCCGAGCACGATGATTAAAGTCAGGCCCCAGTACCAGATGCTGAAATTGAACAGACAAGTGATGGCCAGCGGCGCGCAGACCCCGATGACCTGCCACAGGACGATGCGCGGTCGCCCTGCGTTGCGGCCCGCCAGCGCGCCGGCGCATCCGGTCATCAACACAACGCCGTAATAGGCCACCATCTCGCCGTGATGGGAGTTGAACAGCACGGCGGCCGTTATGCCGACGACGGTCATGAAGCTCACGCCGCCGATGGCGTAGCGCAACTCCCACTGTCGCGCGTCGCGCCGGCGTTGCTCGACAGGCGTCCGCGTATGCGTGATCAAGACATGTATCCGATACATGCTGATCACGAGCAGAGCCAGAACGAAGCCGAAATAGACGAGATCGCCGGTCGTCAGCCATGCGATGACGGCGACCAGCATTCCCGCGCCGATGCCCGCGATGAACGAGCCCGGCGTGCCGAACAGCGTTTCGACGAGATCGGCGTAGATCTCGTTCTTCTGGTCCTCTGGCGCGACATCCTCGATTTGTCGTCTCGTCATCGGTATGACTTTCATGTCGCAAACGATCGCCGAGCGATCGGCGTTATCGAGACCGGCCGTCCTCCGCCGTTCCGCCCGAAGACGTCATGCGCTTCTGGGCTGCGGCGAGCCGCTCCATGTGACGAAGATCCTGATCGCTCAGCGCGGTCGAACAATCCGCCCAGAGATCGGTGATCTCGATGAGTTCGTCCCTGGTCACCGGAAAACAGCTTCTTCGCGCCTCAGACAGCGCCCGCCGGCGCAGCCAGCGCTCATCTCCGCCTTCCAGCATCCAGGCGTCGGCCGCCGCGCGCAGCGATCCATCGGGAGTCGTCAGATCGATGGCTCCGAGCTCGAGCATCTCGCTCGCCGGATGGATCGCGCCGGCGCCTATGATCCGCTCCGCCTGGGCCACGCCGAGCCGCCGCGTGAGCAGCGACACCGCCCCCATTCCCGGAAATGCGTTGAAGCTCGCCTCTGGCACGCCCAGTTTCGCGCTCTCCTCGGCCAGGATGAAATCCGAGGCGAGAGCCGCCTCGAAGCCGCCGCCGAGACACTGTCCGCGCACAGCCGCGAGCGAAACGATCGGCAGATAGAGGCCGCAGACGAGCGAATAGATGAGATCGATGCAAGCATGTGCATAGGCGATCAATCGATCGCGCCGGCCGCTACGAATCGACGATGTGAAGGTCACGAGGTCGCCGCCCAGACTAAAGACCGACTTCTTGTTGGAGCTCATCACGAAATAGCGGACGGGAAAGCACGCAAAACCGTCGAGTTCGTACATATGACGCAGCGAGTCGCGCACGCTCGCCATATCCGCGAGGGTCTGCATCGCATAGAAGGGAGGCGACGACACCTTGTAATTCATCCACACGGCGCGCGTCACAGTGTCATATTCGAGATCGATGTGATCGAACTCCCAATGCGGAAAATCTTCCGGCTTTTTGATTTCGAACGCGAAAGCTTCGGTCATCGGGGCCGCTCTGATTCAACTCGCGAGTGTGATGCAACCGAAATCTGAACCTACATGCGCCGCGACGCGAGGTGGCGACGCGGGTCAATCTACCGCTTCGGAAGTTATCGCATCCTTATTTCAGAATATTATATTTATTCGTAGATCCCAAATCGCAGCCGCCTCGCTGGCGTCTCTCGTGGTCACTTCACCTCGAACCAGGCGGCGAGTCCGGCCGCCTCATGCTCGAGAATATCGTCATGGACGGCCCATTTGCCGGGGCTGTCGGCGACGAAGGCGACATGCTTGGTCTTGCCCGGCGGCACGACGACGCCATTGCGCCAATAGGGCTCCCAGCCATCGTCGAGGTCGTGCAGAAGCCGCACGCAATGGCCATGGACGTGCATCACGACCGGAACCTCGGCGCGATTGACGAAGCCGAGCGTCACCGGGCTCCCGCGCTTCACCTGGAACAGCGGCGGGCCGCCATAGGCCTTGCTCGGCGCGCCATTGATGCGCCAGCCCACGCCCGGCGACGCCGGCGGCTCCAATGTGAGATCGACCTTCTTGGCCGCCTGCAGCTTGATCTCTGTGGGGAGCAGCGGGTTCTGCGGCAGCGCGGCAATGGCCGGTCGCGCTACGGCCTTGGCGCCTTTCGTGGTGAAGATCGCCAGATCGCGGTCCGGCTCGTCGATCCCGCGCAGGACGAGCTTTGCTGTCGTATTCTCGGCCTGCGGCAAATCGAACAGCAATTCGAATCGCGCGCCCGGCGCGGCCGGTATCGTGCGCCGCACCGGCTCGAAGGCGTCGCAGGGCTGACTGTCCACGGCGACGACGAAAGGCTGGATATTGTCGAAGCCGACGAACATGATTCGCGCATTGGCGAGATTGGCGAAGCGCAGACGGATGCGCGCGCCGGGCGAAAAATCGCGGCGCGCCGGCGCCGGAGAGCCGTCCACTGCGACCAGCGACCCGAGCCGCCCTGCCCCGGGCGCGGCAAAATCGCCTTCGATCGCTCCATCCTTATCCAGCCGCCAGTCGTCGAGGACGAGCAGAAGATCGGCGTCGGCTTCGAGGGGTTTGGGCTCGTCGACGACGAGCAGCCCCTTCAGGCCGCGGCCGACCAGTTCCGGCGTCGCCCCGAAAACCGAGGGGCGATAACAAAAGAGGCCCGCGTCGGCCGCCTTGCGGCGATAATCGAATCGTCCGCCCGGCGCGACCTCCGCCTGTGTCAGCGGCGCGACGCCGTCCATGGCGTTGTCGCCGCGCATCCCGTGCCAATGAATGGAGAGCGGTTTTTCGAGGCCGTTGACGAGGCCGACCGCGAGATCCTCGCCCTGCGCGAGGCGCAGCAGCGGGCCGGGAGTCTTCCCACCGAAACCCCAAATTTCCGTCGCATGGGCGGGCTCCGGCAGGAGACGCGCCGTTCCCTTGCGCGCCTCCAGCGTCGTGAGCCCGGCCACCTTGGGCCCGGCGGCCGGCGGCTCGGCGCGAGCGTCGAGCGAAACGAGGGTCGCGGCGACTCCGACCAAAAAGGCGCGGCGTGAGCAGTTGGACGGCATGTTGTCTCCGATTTCTCCTCGCCGTCGCATATGGCCCGACCGGCGCGCGGCTTTCAACAGGTCCGCGCGCGACATTTTCTTTAGCTCCGGCGCGGCGTCGTGCTATAGAGCCCACCGCCCGAGCCGGCGCGTGGCGGCGTCCGCGCGTCGACACCGGTATTTCGAAGCCGGTATTTCGGCCGTCGCCGCGAGCGTTTCGACGCCGGACGGCTCGGGGCTTCGGTCCTTTGGCGTTTCGCCCGCGAGCCGGCGGCTCGTCGGGCGTTTGCGCGTCGGGGCGGCGGGCGTGGCGGAACTGGTAGACGCGCCGGATTTAGGTTCCGGTGACGCAAGTCGTGGGGGTTCGACTCCCTCCGCCCGCACCAGCGACGCGCGCCGGCGGCAGAGAATTTTTCCCGGCGAACGCCGGACTGGTCGAGATTCGAGAAGGCGAGAACGACATGCAGGTGACGCAGACCCTGTCGCAGGGCTTGAAACACGAATTCAAGGTGATCCTCCCGGCCGGCGAGCTCGCCGCCAAGCTCGAGTCCCAGCTCGTGGAGCTCCGGGGCAAGGCGCAGATCAAGGGTTTCCGCCCGGGCAAGGCGCCGCTCTCCTATCTCAAGAAGATCTACGGCAAAGGCATAATGGGCGAGGTTCTGCAGGAGGCCGTCAACGAGGCCAATCGCAAGATCGTCGAAGACAATAGCCTGCGCGTCGCGCTGGAGCCGCGCCTCGACTTCCCGACCGATCAGGCCGAGGTCGAGAAGGCGCTGGAGGCCGAAGGCGACTTCTCCTATTCGGTCGCCTTCGAGGTTCTGCCGGCGATCGAGGTCGGCGCCTTCGACGACATTGCGATCGAGCGCCCAGTCGCCGAGGTCGCCGAGGAGGAGGTGCAGAAGGCCATTTCCGACCTCGCCGACCGCATCCGCGAATTTGCGGACAAGGAGGGCGTCGCCGCCAAGGGCGATCGCGTCACCATAGACTTCGCCGGCAAGCTCGACGGCGAGCCTTTCGAGGGCGGGACCGGCGGCGACGTCGCTCTGGTGCTCGGCTCCGGCTCCTTCATCCCGGGCTTCGAGGAGCAGCTCGAGGGCGCGGCCAAGGACGAGCAGCGCGTCGTCAAGGTGAAGTTCCCCGATGATTACGGCGTGCCGACGCTGGCCGGCCGCGACGCCGAATTCGACGTGACGGTCAAGGGCGTGGCCGCCCCCGCGGAGCTGCCGATCGACGACGCCTTCGCCTCCAAATACGGCTTCGAATCGCTCGCCGAGCTCACTTTCGCCGTGCGTGGCAATCTCGAGGCGGATTTCGCCAAGGCCTCGCGCGCCAAGCTGAAGCGCGCCCTGCTCGACGCTCTCGACAAGAAATATTCGTTCGAGCTGCCCGAGGGCCTCGTCTCCCAGGAATTCGACACGATCTGGACCCAGCTCGAGGGCGAGCGCCAGCGCTCCGGCAAGAGCTTCGAGGACGAGGGCACGACCGAGGAAGCCGCCCGCGACGAATATCGCAAGATCGCCGAGCGTCGCGTGCGCCTCGGCCTGGTGCTGGCGGAGATCGGCCAGGGCGCCGGCGTGAAGGTCGACGACAAGGACGTGACCGACGCGCTGGTCGAGCGCGTGCGCGCCTTCCCCGGCCGCGAGAAGCAGGTCTGGGACTTCTACCGCAACAATCCTCAGGCGCTCGCCCAGATCCGCGCCCCTCTCTATGAGGAGCGGGTCGTCGACCATCTGGTGACCAAGATCAGCGTCACCGACAAGACCGTCACCCGCGAAGAGCTGCTCGCGGCCGAGGAAGACGACGATCTGGCGCAGCCCGCCGCCTGATCCGGCCCGCGCCCCGGAGCCCCTTAAGGGCGGCCCCGGGGTTCCCGCGCGCGGCTTTTGCGGTTTGTGTCTGGACGGCCTGCCGCAATATGCTACCAACGAGTCAAAAGCTGGCTCGTGGCTTTCGCTCCATTCGGGGGAAAGAACGGCGGGTCGAAGAGGCCGCCGCGCGGCCGGGGGCATGACGCCCCCGCCCTGTGGCGTCTCCGGTCGCAGGCCAGTCAAATCTGAAAAAGGCGCAAACAGATGCGTGATCCGATCGACGTCTACAACCAGTATCTGATCCCCCAGGTGATCGAGAACACGAGCCGCGGCGAGCGCGGCTTCGATATCTATTCGCGCCTGCTGCGCGAGCGAATCATCTTCCTGACCGGCCAGGTCGAGGACCATATGGCCTCGGTCATCATCGCCCAGCTCTTGTTCCTCGAGGCCGAGAACCCGAAGCGCGAGATCTATCTCTACATCAACTCGCCGGGCGGCGTGGTGACCTCGGGCCTCGCGATCTACGACACGATGCAATATATCCGGCCCAAGGTCGCGACGCTCTGCATCGGCCAGGCGGCCTCCATGGGCTCGCTGCTGCTGTGCGCCGGCGAGGCCGGTAACCGCATCGCGCTGCCCAACGCCCGCATCATGGTGCATCAGCCCTCGGGCGGCTTCCAGGGCCAGGCGTCGGACATCCTCCGCCATGCGGAGGACATTATGAAGATCAAGCGGCGTCTCAACGAAATCTACGTCAAGCACACCGGCCGGGACTATGAGACGATCGACAAGACCCTCGATCGCGATCACTTCATGTCCGCCGAGGAGGCCAGGGAATTCGGCATCGTCGACAAGGTGGAGGTCAACCACCCGGACGATGCGACCGAGGCCAAGGCCTGACGAAGATCAAATCCCGGCGCGCCCGCTGTTTTCGACAGTCGAAAACAGCGGGCGCGCCGTTCCGCATGTATCGGGGCGCGCATGTTTCGTAAAATTCTGATCGCCAATCGTGGCGAGATCGCCTGTCGCATCATCAAAACCGCTCGCCGCATGGGCATCAAGACGGTCGCCGTCTATTCGGACGCCGACGCCGACGCGCTGCATGTCGAAATGGCCGACGAGGCCATTCATCTCGGCCCGCCCCCCGCTGCGCAATCCTATCTGCTCATCGACAAGATCGTCGCGGCCTGCAAGGAGACCGGCGCCGAGGCCGTGCATCCTGGCTATGGCTTCCTCTCCGAGCGCGCCGCCTTTGCCACGGCGCTGGCGGACGCCGGCATCGTCTTCATCGGCCCCAATCCGCGCGCCATAGAGGCGATGGGCGACAAGATCGAGTCGAAGAAATTCGCCTCCGCCGCCAATGTCAGCGTCGTGCCCGGCTATCTCGGCGTCATCCAGGACGGCGACGAGGCGGTCCGCATCGCCAATGAGATCGGCTATCCCGTCATGCTGAAGGCCTCGGCCGGCGGCGGCGGCAAGGGCATGCGCGTCGCCTTCAAGGCCGAGGAAGTGGTCGAGGGCTTCAACCGCGCCCGCTCCGAGGCCGCCTCCTCCTTCGGCGACGATCGCGTCTTCATCGAGAAATTCATCGTCAACCCGCGCCATATCGAAATTCAGGTGCTGGGCGACAAGCACGGTAATGTCATTCACCTCAATGAGCGCGAGTGCTCCATCCAGCGCCGCAATCAAAAGGTGATAGAGGAGGCCCCCTCGCCGCTGCTCGACGAGGAGACCCGCGCCGCGATGGGCGCTCAGGCCGTCGCCCTCGCCAAAGCGGTGAATTATGATTCCGCCGGCACGGTGGAATTCGTCGCGGGGCAGGACAAGAGCTTCTACTTCCTCGAGATGAACACCCGTCTGCAGGTGGAGCATCCGGTCACCGAGCTCATCACCGGCATCGATCTCGTCGAGCAGATGATCCGCGTCGCCGCCGGCGAGCCGCTGTCGCTGCGTCAGGAGAAGGTGACGATCAACGGCTGGGCGGTGGAGAGCCGCATCTACGCCGAGGATCCGACCCGCAACTTCCTGCCCTCCATCGGCCGGCTGGTGAAATACCGCCCGCCGGAGGAAAAGCGCGAGGGCGCGATCACCGTGCGCAACGACACGGGTGTGGCGGAAGGGCGCGAGATTTCGATCCATTACGATCCGATGATCGCCAAGCTCGTCACCCATGGCCCCGACCGCCTCGCGGCGATCGACGCCCAGGGCGACGCGCTGGACCGCTTCGTCATAGACGGCATCCGCCACAACATCCCCTTCCTCGCCTCGCTGATGCAGCATGAGCGCTGGCGCTCTGGCCGGCTCTCGACGGGTTTCATCGCCGAGGAATATGCGGGCGGGTTCGCCGCCCCGCAGCCGGACGGCGAGGTCGCGCATGTGCTGGCGACGGTCGCGGCGCTCGTCGACCACATCGGCAATGAGCGCAAGCGCCTCATCAGTGGCCAGCTCGCCCATGGCCGCCCCTTCGAATTCGAGCGCAAGCGCGTCTGCGCTCTCGGCGACCAGTCGTTCCATGTGACGCTGGACACGCAGGGCGAGGCGCTGATCGTTCATTTCGACGAGGAAGACGGCCGCACGCGGCGCATCTCCTCCTCCTGGCGGCCGGGCGACCCGGTCTTCGCGGGAACGATCGACGGCGCCTCGATCTATGTGCAGGTGCGGACGATCCTCAATGGATTCGAGCTCTCGCATCAGGGCGTCGCCGTGGACGCGCGCGTCTTCACCCAGCGCGAGGCCGAGCTCAACGCGCTGATGCCAAAGAAGAAAAATGTCGGCGTCTCCAAGCATCTGCTCTGCCCCATGCCGGGCCTCGTCAAGACGGTCGACGTCGTCGAGGGCCAGGAGGTGAAGGCCGGCGAGCCGCTCTGCATGGTCGAGGCCATGAAGATGGAGAATGTGCTGCGCGCCGAGCGCGACGTGACGATCAAGAAGATCGTCGCCAAGCCGGGCGACAGCCTCGCCGTCGACGCGGTGATCATGGAATTCGCCGACTGATCAGCCGAGACATGCGTCGGCGAGCCCCGACGCATGCCCTTCCCTTCTTTCAACTCTCGGCGGCTTTTTTCTTCGACGAATCCGCGTGCGACGCGCCGGGCGGACCGACTCGAGCCGCACAGCTATCCCAGGCGCCTCCGCCCCTCGGAGCAGCCGAGGACCAAATCGCCCCTCCCCTCGATCGAAAAGCAGAGAAAATGCGCGGCTCGCCATGCGAGAGCGCGCACCGAATGTCTTTCACCAGCTTATTACACATTAATTAGATCGAATTTATATTTTTTAATGCGGCAACCGACGATTTTCAGCGCGCGCAAAGCCAGCCAGATATAACTGCAATCACACGATATTTTGTCGTCGCCCGCTCATCGGCTGCGCGCTGCCTCGCGCGGCGCTTGACGGTCAGGCCCCGCAGATGCTCTATTATTCCTATCAAAAAAATATACATATAAAGGTTCAGAGCATGTCCCGTTCAGCGTCGAGCGTCGCGCCAGCGTACAAGTTTCGGACACTATCCAGCGGATCCGGCCTCACGATTTCTCTGGCCCTCATGGCTATCTCGACCTTGCCGGGGCGATCGCGCGCCGAGGAAGCGCCTACTCCGGTCCGAGTCGAGATCGGCGATGTCGTCGTGCCCGACGGCGATGAAGATCGCGGCGAAACGTCTCGTTCTGTGATGGATGCACAGAAGAAGCCGCGCACGATCTTTGTCGTCGACCCGAAGGCGATAGAGCGGGAAAACATCAATCGCCTCGACGAGTTTCAGCAGAAGATCCCGAGCTATCGCGCCAACAACGGCGCCGTCGTGCGCTCCGCGCGTCAGACCATGCGTTGGGTCGGCATCGGCGCAGGCACTGGCGTCGGCACGGAATCGCCGACCGGCTATGTCGTCGACAATGTGTTCTGGAAATATTGGGGTTTCCAGTGGGGCGAGCTCTTCGATCTGCAATCCTTCGAGGTCGCTTATGGCCCGCAGGGAACGGCGGGCGGAAAGAATACCGCCGTCGGCAGCCTCATCATTCGCAGCCAGCTGCCATCCTTCACGCGGAAAGCGACCTTCGAGACCAACTACGCCAATTTTGGCCGCGTCATCGAGAAGGCCAGCGTCACCGGACCGATCATCGACGACACGCTCGCCTATCGCTTGAGCGCCTTCCTCGACAAAAGCGGCGGATGGATTCACGATCAGGTGAGCGGGGCCGGCTACAAGAACACGGATCGCTGGGCCGTGCGCGGCCAATTGCTCTATGTCGGCGACAATTTCAGCGATCGGCTGATCTTCAACTACAACCAGTCGCACGAATATAACGGCTACAATCTCGGCCCGATCGGCGACACATCGTTGATCTACGCCAATGGCACGCTCCCGAGCGCGACATTCGCGCGCAATGTCGCGACCCGGCTGGGAAAGCCGATCTTGTCCTATAATCCCTACACGCCCTCGATCGCCGGAATGGGAGCCGATCCGGTCAGAAACATAATGGTGTCGAACGAGATCAACTGGGGCATAGGGGAGAATATATTGACCTCGCTTTCCGCCTATGGCTACAGCCGGAACGAGGAAAGCTACCGCGAAGAAACCCAGCTGCTCGGGCTCTGGCGCACCGGCATGGACACCAATGTCGGCCAAGCGTCCCAAGAATTCCGTTTCTCCTCCCCCAAGGAGCAGGAGCTCGAATGGACCACCGGCGTCTATCTCTTCTACGACGACGCCGGCAATCAGATGCATCATGTGCAATTCGGCTCCGACGCCGCGAAATGGCTCCGCATGCCGGCCGCGCTGCCGGGCGTCGAGGACTGGTGGTACACCAAGGCGCGCGACATTCAATTCGCCGCCTTCGGCCAGGCGACCTGGCATTACGACGAGCAATTGGCGATCACGCTGGGTTTTCGCAACAGCTATGAGATCCGTCAGGGCTCGGTGAGCCATCTCAACCGATATTATCCCACACTGTCGATCGTCGATCAGGATCAGGCGATCATCGCGGCCGGGGGATATGGACTATCGGATCGCGGCGGCCAGTCACGGTCGAGCAACCATGTTACGGGCATCCTCAATCCGCAATATCGATGGACCGAGAATATCCTCCTCTTCGGCCTGGTCGGCCGCGCGGAGAAGGCCGCCGCCGTCAACACGAGCGGCAATCCGACCTATGCCACCGACGCCGCGACCGGACAGAAAGTCTTCAGCGCCTGGACGCCGCTTTTCACCAAGCCGGAAGTATCCTGGGACTATGAGCTCGGCTTCAAGACGAACTGGCTCGACAACAAGCTTCTGTTCAACGCGAATTTCTATTGGAACGACTTCTACAACTTCCAGACCACGACCGTCGACGCCAGCCGCACCGACGCCCTCGGCGCGCCCATCTCAGTGTCGTCGCTCGGCAACGCCGATCATGCGCGTCTGCGTGGAGTCGAGCTCGACGCCCGCTGGAGCCCGATCGAAAGACTATGGATAACCGGCAACGCCGCCTTCTCCGATGCGCGCTGGATTTCCTATCCGGACGCCGCCCCACCCACCGATTGGCAGTGGACCACCGGAGGCCCAGCGCCCAAATATCTGTCGCTCTCCAATACGAGGTGGCAAAGCGTTCCTCTCTGGACGTTCAACATTGGAGCCAATTACGAGCATCCGTTGGGAGCCGTGCTCATCGACTCCGGCCTCGACACCTTCGGCGACTTCGCGCGACAGCCGATGACCGCTTTCGGCTATGTGAACGTGAATTGGCAGGACAAGACGCAGCTCACCAACCCCTGGTCCATCGTTCAGTTCTGGCAACCGTCCTATGCGATCGTCAATTTCGGCTTCGGCCTTCGCACCGATGACGATCGCTACAGCCTGAGCTTCTGGGCAAAGAACGTCTTCGACGAAAGGCCATATTCCTCCTTCGACCCCGGAAGCGCCAGCAATCCGACGAGGGTCGGCCTCGCGCGCTGGCCTGCGACCTTCGGCGGGGCCTTCCGCGTGAAGCTCATGTGAAGAGAATGCAGGCCGAGCCCGAGCCCCAGCCTCTCGAATGCACGAAAGACGCGTCAATTCACCCGGATTTCTTCATGTCGAATTGACGCGCCGCGCATAACTTGCGCCTCGATTTATCGCGTCTGATTTTTCGAGGGTGTGTCATGTTGCGCAGATCATCTCCCATCGATGCGGCTGGACGGCCGCATCGTCGTAAA
This genomic window from Methylosinus sp. H3A contains:
- a CDS encoding TonB-dependent receptor; its protein translation is MAISTLPGRSRAEEAPTPVRVEIGDVVVPDGDEDRGETSRSVMDAQKKPRTIFVVDPKAIERENINRLDEFQQKIPSYRANNGAVVRSARQTMRWVGIGAGTGVGTESPTGYVVDNVFWKYWGFQWGELFDLQSFEVAYGPQGTAGGKNTAVGSLIIRSQLPSFTRKATFETNYANFGRVIEKASVTGPIIDDTLAYRLSAFLDKSGGWIHDQVSGAGYKNTDRWAVRGQLLYVGDNFSDRLIFNYNQSHEYNGYNLGPIGDTSLIYANGTLPSATFARNVATRLGKPILSYNPYTPSIAGMGADPVRNIMVSNEINWGIGENILTSLSAYGYSRNEESYREETQLLGLWRTGMDTNVGQASQEFRFSSPKEQELEWTTGVYLFYDDAGNQMHHVQFGSDAAKWLRMPAALPGVEDWWYTKARDIQFAAFGQATWHYDEQLAITLGFRNSYEIRQGSVSHLNRYYPTLSIVDQDQAIIAAGGYGLSDRGGQSRSSNHVTGILNPQYRWTENILLFGLVGRAEKAAAVNTSGNPTYATDAATGQKVFSAWTPLFTKPEVSWDYELGFKTNWLDNKLLFNANFYWNDFYNFQTTTVDASRTDALGAPISVSSLGNADHARLRGVELDARWSPIERLWITGNAAFSDARWISYPDAAPPTDWQWTTGGPAPKYLSLSNTRWQSVPLWTFNIGANYEHPLGAVLIDSGLDTFGDFARQPMTAFGYVNVNWQDKTQLTNPWSIVQFWQPSYAIVNFGFGLRTDDDRYSLSFWAKNVFDERPYSSFDPGSASNPTRVGLARWPATFGGAFRVKLM